CAGCCACAGGGGGCAGTGCCATGGTACCCGCAGGACGCCCAGGATAATGAGGAGGCAGCAGAAGGCCATGAGGGCTCCGCCGTAGGCCATCGCCACAGTGACCGTGGGCAGCTTCAGCTGGTAGAACTGGACATCCAGCTGCTGTGCTTTCTCCCCGTCAGCACCCTCGAAACCACTGTAAGCACCTCCGAACTGGTAGTAGTAAATGCCCCCCAGGCTGGTGATGCCCGTGTAGCCCCCTGTGGAACTGTAAGACACAGAGCTGCAGGCCAGGATCAACAAGTTCAGGAGCACCTCCAGCATCTGGCAGCAGGCTGCAAAAGAAGGGCGTGTTACCATTCTGGGAGGTGCTATTTCGTACTTGGAGACTTCTGCCTCGGTGCTCCTCTTTCCTGTGGTAGCGCACACCACTGCTGGCTCTGCATTCTGCCCTGGGAGTCCCGAGCTGCCCCAGCTGTGTGAGGGGCATGAGATGGGAGCAGGACACTGTGGGCTCTGGAAATGCTGTTGGAGGTACTCGGAGCCAAAAAGAGTAACTCTCAAGACAGCCTGCCCCTGCTGGGGTGCAGGAAGATGGTGGGAGAAATCAGGCCAGCTCCCAACCAGAAAGAGGCATCCTTATGGAAGGCAAAAAcattctctgccccagcccttccctgccAAAGAGACTAAGAAAGAGTAATCTTCTCTTTAGATATGTTTTGTGGCTTGCTTCAGTTTGAAAGAGGAAACTTCTCCAAGTTTGAAGGAAATAACATAGAgcttaaaaaacacaatgaagtCGGAAAAAAGCATGGAAGTTTTACATCAAAATGTTAACCGTGTCTCACATATattggaaaaaggaaagattaaattaattaaacccACAAGgcttactgaattaaaaaaacataattggCTTCATTGTTCTTAGATTTCAACTCAGTAAGTCTGTTTTACaatttaactttgttttctttagttttcctaAAGAGCAAATCTGGGCTGTGATATTTTCGCAGGGCTAGGTTCTCTCAGGGACCCTTGGCTTCTTTGTCTTGGACAAGGAAAGAGCTCCAGCTTTTCCACCAAATCTGGCTGCTTTCCTTAAAATCAACTTCATTGAGATAGGAAACAGAATGACCTGTGTCAAGCGTACCCCTtgttgagttttgacaaacatatTTGCCACGCCATCggagtcaagatacagaacatctCCATCTGCCCAGAAAGTTCCCCAAGAGACCGTTTGTGGaccctcaccctcctcctcaatcactgatctgctttctgccaTTAGGAATTAGGCTGGcctttctagaatttcatgtaaatggaatcatatagttaTGTACTCTTGTGTGTGTGGCTTCTTTTTCTCAGGATTCTGTTAAGCTGGGTGTTTCTAAGCTAGAAATTGTATATGCTGGCATCGTTCTGGTAGGTCCTCTGACTCGGAGTAGACGGTCAGCAGCTCCCTGGTGTTTAGAGAACCAGACTTGGTGCCTGGGTCCAACAGGTTTACGTATGGAGCTGTGTTACATCTACACCCCTCCAATGGGAATGAGAGACCCTCAAGTATTGTCTTTACGTTCTTCAGTTTTCCCCCAAAACGCAGAGAgcattattgttttctttaatcaGGAAAGTAGTATATACtgatggtaaaaaaataaaatttggacaAAAGCATCATGTAATAATTACCTAAAttccaactatttaaaaatataaccactgtgaccattattttttcttctggacTTTTGTCACATATGCATAATTTTTGCTGTTATTTGCTTTAAGGTGAAGAACAGGTCCTACTCTATCTACTATTATATAACCtattttttcacttaagaatatagtatgaacatttttttctatctcagcaaatataaatatacttcATATTTTTAGAGGATCTACAGAATACCACAAGAAATTTAAACGATTTCCAGGGTAAAGGACATTTAGGGTTTTCCCAATGTCTTACTGTATGGggacaactatatatatatatatatgtatatatacatatatatacacacacacacatatatacatatatatgtgtatatatatatatttcttaatatgtatatgtgtgtatatatatatatttcttaatacaGTGTGGGAAGGGTAGGGCACCTACAACCCCTTGTTCCTGTTGTAGCTTTAATAGAACCAAGAAAGAACAATCAGGGCTGGGGAGATAATTCAGGCTACAAGATGAATGCAAACATCATGATGTGAGCATTGTCAGtcgaaggggagaaaaaagaacaaaggcaaaaaagaaactGTTCCAAACAAGTCAGGGAGCCAAGGAGGGGAGCAGGAAATGCACCTTCTTCCCAGGGAACCTGCAACTCCTCACCCGTCCCTCCAAATAATAAATGAGCACAACCTGTACACACGCAGGATCCCCTGGTGATCCGATATGCACCCAGGGACAGCTGTACTTGCTTTTTATCTGATCTTTAGCCTCAGCCCCTCAAGACTTTAGTATCTGAGGGGACTTGCACGGAAGTAAATGTGGGACCCATCCCTTCCCGTCAGTGTCCTGACTGTTCCACTGAACTTCCAAAGCATGACTCACCGCCAAACTTCGGGGTCTCCTGAGGAAGTCAGAGAGGGCCACAGCTGCCTCCCACTTCCACCAGTTTGCTGGAAGAGGACATGATTTCACTGATAAGGAAAAGAAGTCACAAAAGATCTACTCTTAAGATAGGGCTGAAAATCTTTGGGTGACCTTTATCCAGGCCTGCATTTCCTGCTGGAGACAAGTTCCTGGTGTTCAATGGCTGTTTCTCTCAACACAACACCATGTTGTGTACTGATGTGGGTCTTGGCACATCCAGAGTTCTTTATAAGCCCTCCAAGGTTAGCTTCTGACTGGTAAACCAGCCTTTCACTATCTTGACTCAGAAATGATCTCTAGGTCCAAAGCCAAATAGCCAGAAGCAGTCAAAGCTAAATCAAGGTGTGTTTCGGTCAGGCCCTCTCCTCTTGGTAAAATAATCAGACAGGAAAACATACTTCTGAGAAACCTGTTAACCCAGCTTCTGGCttattcctattatttttatcatcaagaaaaaaaaaaaaaggtcaagtaAGTAAACCATTTCAGGTCTTAGAATTAGGCTCTGAGTTTCCATTCCAGCTCTTCCACATAACAGCTTTGTGGCTTTGGGTATTTTActgtacctctctgagctttaggaATTATCGAGTGAATTAGAAGCAATGAGGTTGTGCCAATAAATGTAAACGAGAGTGCAGATTCCTGTACCCGGATTGCTTAGAACTCTTTAACGGAAGTTCCGGAGAATCCCATAATCATGTGCATTACTGGAATCATCCTATGATACATTTTCAGGTACAAGTTCCTTGATTTCTCTCCCTTAGGCTGAGAAGTTTTCCCCCTTAGTCATATGCAGCCTAGAAAAATCTCTCACCAAATCACGTGAGCCACAAGGGCTCAGCTCACCCTGGCAAACCAGATTTTCTTCATTGCTGGCAAGGCCAGGGACTAATGCTTGGATGGGAACTCTGGGCACCACATTTGGAGCTGACACATGATATTATTTACATGTTCTGCAAACCATGCACGTTCTAataactgtttttttgtttgtctgttctCAGTGAAACAGGGTAGAATAGAAATTACCCACGTAGCTGGTATCTAATAAGGTAAGTACCGTTTTAcaacgtgtgtgtatgtgtatgaactTCGGTCTTCATGTAAGATAGGTTTCTTACTATGGATCTCagtcaacaaattttaaaagacatccTGTGGTATGAACTGCTACCAGGCTGCCCCCTCCAGGTGGCTTTCTATCTCCAACTCAGCCCTCCCACAGCTGGCCACTCATAGCTGGTTCTCCCTGCAGTCCCACCTGGAAGCTGAAGCCCGCAAGCATCGCTGCTTGCCTCGCCAGATATTTGAAGACAAGCACCGGAAAGTCGAGCTGTACCTTTCAGATGTGcctacagttttttgttttttgttttttttttttaaagattttatttatttattcgacagagatagagacagccagcgagagagggaacacaagcagggggagtgggagaggaagaagcaggctcatagcggaggagcctgatgtggggctcgatcccataacgccaggatcacgccctgagccgaaggcagacgcttaaccgctgtgccacccagtgcctacagtttttttttggggggggggcagggaatgaGAACCTCATGcagttttagaaatgaaaatgctaGGAACCCAAAAGGAAAGTCTCTTTGAATTCTTACTTCATTAGCTCAGACCCGTTCCAGAACCATCAGCAAACATAAATGGTCAAATGCCTCCCAAAAGGCTCACCTCTCCCAGTGCACAAGTATTTGCATTTATGGCATTCCAGGAGCCCTTCAGCTTCTGACTGGTAATATTCCACTTCCTCCAGTCCAGACCTGGGGTTCGAGGGCAGGTATCTCCCTGAAGTGGGTTCACTATAACCGAAAACAGACATGGCCATTAAGGGCTTCAAACTCAGTAGCTTGTTCAGTATAAGAAACCTGAACATCTCATGCTGGCGTTAAAGAGACGTGCAGAACAGAAACAAATTTTGCTGCAGCATTTCATATTCCAGAGAATTCTCTGGTTTGGTGGCCCTACAGGATATCCAAACACTTGGCCCAACACTGCTAAGCCACCATGCCACATACCCTATAATTCTGAGCACTGATTGGATGCTGGTTTGCCCGCCTGTGGGAACTATCCAACCAGGTAGCCGGGAGCCAACTTTGTGAGCCTAACTTTTCAGTGCAGCATGGACAAGGCTTCTTTAAAGCTAGTTTACGTTCACAAGACTCCGATGCCCAGGTTGGCATTCTCTTCCTCTTGTTACTTTGGAAAGGGCTGAATCCACAATAATTCTCTAGGCATGTGAGTAATAGAGACAACTTTGGATGTTTTcctatctctccctcttcctttgatAGTTCTGgcactttccttccctccccccctttaTCCAGCATATCCTGAGCTTTGTCCGGGATGCAGTGGTGGGGGCTGCATTCTACCTGCTGGGCACCAGGGATCCTTCTGCTATTCTCATTACGGAGCTCCTGGGTTTGAAATCCTTAACTCTTGTGGCCTTGGATAAAGTCCAAACTTTCAGCACAGCACAGGAGGCCCTtgctcatctcttttcactcACAACCTCACACTCATGGACCCAGTCATAGTGAACCACTCCTCTCCCCCCGGCCCCCCCAAAAGATGACCTGCACTCCCATGCTCTAGGTCACTGTGGAAGCTATTTATTTGCTTTGAACCCCTTTCATTTCCTCTCCCAGTCTtcccattctttctccttttcttttttagattttatttatttgagagagagcactagttgaggagtggcagagggagagggacaagcagggtccctgatgagcaggaagccttcaggcagggctctatcccaggaccctgggatcatgacctgagcagaggcagacgcttaaccttaaccgactgagccacccaggtgccctcattcTTGCTCCTTTTCCAGAACTCAGCTTTGAGGTCACTGTCCTTCAGGAAATCTTCCAGATCTCAGAGAGGGAATCTGTTCTCCAAATCTGTTTGTTTCCAAATCATGTCAGTCTCCTACCAGACTGTGGACACTGTCAGTAGATCTCACCCATTAAGTAACGGAGCACTTGTCCCTCCATCCTGCCCATTAAATAAAAGCTTATTGTGTGGAGGAAAGGTGGAAATAAATTGTCCTTTGGTTTCAAACCACCAACTGGCTATGAGCCAAAAAAGCAAAAGTATTCCCTTTGCTCAccttggggaaggggaggggggaccAGGACACTGGTTTGTAAGGAAACCTAAAATGTAGCTCTGGAGCTGCTAATGCAATGTGGCCTTGGTTAGGGATGAATAATAGCTCATGCCTTTGAATGTATCTGGGCACAACCTTTGTCATAGTTTAGCTAGTTGGTTTTAGATAATGTAACATAAGCTCAGGATAACAGCTTTTCCGCTGTGTGGACACAACAGGGAGGGAGACTGAGCTTAAGCCTCTAAATCCTACAGCAGAGAGGAGCCTGACTCTCCTTTAGAGAAgagggcaggggctcctgggtggctcagtcagttaagtggctgccttcagcttgggtcatgatcgccaggtcctgggaacgagccccacagcaggctccccgccgcccagcggcggggagcctgcttctcccctcttcctctgccccttctcctgcttgtgggcgcactcgtgctctctctcaaataaataaataaataaaatcttaaaaaaaaaaagagaagagggtaGGTTTCAAAAACCTGAAGGCAGTCATCACTCCAGTACCTGTCTCCTTGTTGGCCTGGCACATAAACTGGGCATTCAGTAATATTTGTGGAGCTGGATGGAATGTTCGATGGAAAAAAGGCAGGGACAGCACACTTTGTTCATTCAGGGAGGTTTGAATGAGGCTGTCCAGAAAGACTTCACTGACAACGGTGGGCAATCTCTGCCCTTCGGTGGGGAGTTTTAGGTAGATCTGGTTCTTTGGTTAAAAGTGTAGCTTCTCCCAGCTGtctgttttaaaatgcatatactcCTGGGAGAGGTTACAGATTAAACTATTAACCCTTCATTGGGCTAACCTGACGGGACTTTGGAAGGTGGTTTTGGAACACAGGACAAGGGTCTGAAGTCCCACGAGGCAGTCCTGTGGCCAcgtcggggtggggtggggtggggtgggaggaggtcagggaggagCCTCAGGTTAACCCCACCTACCTAAACTCCTTCCCAGGCCTTCCCTTTCCTGTCgttctctcttcctccttacCTGGTCCCCCGCCCCGCCACTGTAACAGAGGTGGTTTCTGCTTTGTTACTGGGTTCGGATCAAGAAGTGGGGGCACCGTAAGGTTTTCCTTCCCTCCCGGGTCACCTCTAAGAACgaaaaagtgtgtgtggggggggaatggCACTTTCTTCCTTGAAGCCAGCTTCCTAGGCCACGGAGCCTGGGGGAGCCGGAGCAGAGCAAGGGGGCCTCAGACCCAGGCTTTCCGGGTGCCCAGGTCTCAGGGCGCCCCGCAGCCCCATCTCACCTTGCTTGTCCACGGGGCCCGAAGCGCTCCTTCTTCTGGGGCGGCGGCTGCGGGGTTTCCCAAGGCGCGGGCCAGGGGGGCGGGGCTGCGTCCCAGGTCGGCCTCCGGGGTCCTTCCCGCGTCCGGCTTTGGCCGGACTTTTCCCAAACTCTTTGTTCACCGGCGCGAAGGTCCCCGATCCGGTGTCTGTCCTGGCGAGGGTCTCGGTCCCTCCCCCTGTCCCGGTCCCCGTCCCTCCGCTCGCCCCCGTTTCTCTCCCTCCGCCGGTCCCCGGGTCGGTCCCGCTGTCGCTCTGTGTGGCGGTCTCGGTCCGGGCGGGGGTGCCGGTCTGGGTCCCGCTCTCTCGGCCGGGCCCGGGGCTCGCGAGACCCCGACGTACCTTCCATGGCCCGTTTCCGTGTCCCAGCCCGGGAGCGACCCGTGGGCAACAATCCACCACAAGTTTCCCGGGCAGGCGGCCAAGCCCGGAGGCGGGGGCGGGACGCTCACCTGCGCGCACGCGCACTAGCCGCGCGACGGGCTCGGAGAGCGCTCACCTGAGCGCACGCGCCGGCAGGGGGCGCGGCTGTGCGTGGTCTGCGTGCAGGCGCGCGGGCAgagtgtgtggggctgggggctgcggAAGCGGGTGGTTCGCTGCTCTGTACCCGGCGGAGCGGACAGCCGTGCGCCCGCCGCGCCTCATCTTCCCTGGAGCGTCCTCTCAGTGACCCCGGAAGGTGGGTGGCATAGGGAAGCGAGCTCTGGACTTTACTAGCCCCTTGGGTGTGCATTCCTGTCGCGTGCCCATCCAGTCACTCACCCATTTTTCCTGGCCCTCCAGCACCCAGCCGTCTCCACCTCCGCTGGCCCGTTCTTTCTTCCTCCGTCTCCCGCTATCCTTACAACTGTTTGTTCAGGGGGCTTGAGGCCAGTTCATCTGCAACAGTCCTCGGCTTATAAACGTCTTTTTTAATGACTAACCACACAGAATAGGCAGCTTTTCCTTTTGCCAAGTaaggatatttaaaaacatataaaactgCCGTCTGTTAATTAATCCTTTAGAGAAATATACGTGAGCACCTACCCTAGCAGGCCCTGGAGATACAGTGGCGAACTCTCATTGCGTGGCGCTTCCCTTCTAGTGTGTGTGGGGAAAGAGAAATGGCGCTAAACCAAGAAAAGAGACAATGTCTAAAATTTAACCAGGAAggcaggtttcttttcttttttttttaataatattttttattatattatgttagtccccatacagtacatccctagtttttgatgtaaagttccatgattcattacttgcgtataacacccagtgcaccatgcaatacgtgccctccttaatatccatcaccagcctatcccattcccccaccctcatcccctctgaagccctcagtttgtttcccagagtccatagtctctcatggttcattcaaGGAAGGCAGGTTTCTTTCTGCAGATCTGAGAAGAGACCTTTGAGTTGAGTCCTGGAAGACAGCTTTGGGGATAGCTGAGAGAATGTTCCTGAAAGAGAAGCTAGGTAATGCAGAAAGCTGAGACAAAAAGTTTCAGGGGAATGAGTGGGGATGGGATGAGGCTGAGAGGTGGAGCAGGCAGGTGGTGTAGGGTCTCCACAGTGAAGAGTTGTTTTCATTCTGAAAGTAGTGGGAAACCATTGAAGGGTTTTGAGCAAGAGAGCGAGTTGCTCTGATTTacggttttattatttatttatttgggggggggcaggggaggtgcagagggagagggagagaatcttaagcaggcttcacacccagcatgaagcccggaagggcttgatctcatgaccctgagatcatgacctgagccaaaatcaagagtcgacagttaactgactgagccacccaggcacccctgattcaTGGTTTGAAAAAACCACTCTGGCTTTTGTGTAGAGGGTGAATGACAAGGAGCCAAGGGTAGAGGCAGGAGATAAATTAGGAAGTTGCCAAAGCAACCTGAGTAAGGGGAGatagtggctcagttgttggtgATAAGTGGGTGGATCCGGGTTGTGGTTGGAGGAAGAACTTAATGGATGGATTGGGTGTGAGGGAGTGAGGGTGGTGGAGGCAACCACTTACTGAAGTGGGAAGACTGGAGGAAACGGGGTGTGGGGAAAAGTGGAGAGTTCCATTTTGGACATGCTAAATTTGAGGTGGCTATGATTTATCCAAGTGTAGACATCCAGTTGCAAAGGGATAGATGAATGAGTCGGGGCGGGGCACGATGTTGCTCTGTGGGAATAAAGGTACTCACCTAAGGAGGGAAGAAGTTAGAATGCCGAGGAATACCTTGGGCAGAGCCCCAGAGAAAGCTAACCTTTAGAGCTAACTCTGAAAGGATTAAGACGTGGTGAGGGAGGTAGGAGGAAACCCAGGAGGGTGAAAACACCAGGTCTGCCTGCCAGACGTCATCCTGCAGAAGCACTGTGGGCCAAATCCTAGGgcttccaacaaatatttatgtgagCAGCACCCTGTTCTGAGCCTGGGACAGCTGTGACCATCCAGGAGGCCTGGCGAACAAGTAGACACAGGATGGCTAGTGAGGTGGCAAAGTGCTGCCTCTCTCAGGCCTTCCCTCTGGGCCCCTGGAACCCTCTTTTTGAATAGACCAATGCCCTTACCACCTCacctttttgtttcccttgattttgtttcgttttgtaTCTACCTTGATCCACTACTTATTGGTttgctgttgggggtggggggacaaatgactccttttttttttaatttaagattttatttatttttttaatttaagattttatttatttatttgacagagagagagagagtgcgtgcacacaagcagagagagctgcagagggagagggagaagcaggcttcccactgagcaggaagcccgacacaggtcttgatcccaggactctgggatcatgacctgagctgaaggcagacacttaactgactgagccaaccaggcgccccattgttttctcttttttaacagTGCTTCAccctttgctttctcttctcttctcccttcacaGACTCCTTCACTCTGAACACCGAGTCCATGGAGGGCAGGGTCTCTGAGAGTCATCTGTAAATGCTCCCCATTCTGCGCTCAGTCAGGATTTGCTGCACGGAAAGATGGACAGATACATATTGCTTTTTTAGTCTCTTTAGGATGCTTTGTGGAACAAGGAGGACCTGGATATATTTTGTGGGAGGCTGTGAAGGAAAGTCTTTCCAAAGTCCAGGTAATGCCTTAACTTCTCCACAAATGGTTTATGGCAGATTGGCTTTTCTAAAAAAGGTCACAACAATATTTCCAGTCCTACATACTCTTCCAGATCCTTGCCACTGCCCCATCAAGATGGAGAGTCTCTGTCCCTATGCTGGAAGCCTGGGCAGGCCTTTAGGATTGCCTGGA
This genomic window from Ursus arctos isolate Adak ecotype North America unplaced genomic scaffold, UrsArc2.0 scaffold_19, whole genome shotgun sequence contains:
- the MARVELD3 gene encoding MARVEL domain-containing protein 3 isoform X2, whose amino-acid sequence is MEGTSGSREPRARPRERDPDRHPRPDRDRHTERQRDRPGDRRRERNGGERRDGDRDRGRDRDPRQDRHRIGDLRAGEQRVWEKSGQSRTREGPRRPTWDAAPPPWPAPWETPQPPPQKKERFGPRGQASEPTSGRYLPSNPRSGLEEVEYYQSEAEGLLECHKCKYLCTGRACCQMLEVLLNLLILACSSVSYSSTGGYTGITSLGGIYYYQFGGAYSGFEGADGEKAQQLDVQFYQLKLPTVTVAMAYGGALMAFCCLLIILGVLRVPWHCPLWLLIEGLLDVLIAGAYIPALYFYFHHLSAAYASPVCREREALYQSKGYSGFSCSFHGGDIGAAIFAALSIGLFALGAVLAIRGYRKVRKLKEKPAEMLDF